In a single window of the Thermogemmatispora onikobensis genome:
- the smpB gene encoding SsrA-binding protein SmpB has translation MTKQLARQATTKKPTQGDGKPIQVITVNRQAYHDYDVERTVEAGIALAGTEIKSIRAGKVNLRGAYAISRNGELWLEHMHIAPYEHGNIYNHDPLRPRKLLLHRREINQLLGKVSQKGMTLIPLKLYLKGGLAKVELGLCRGRKLYDKREAIAERDARREMERALRRR, from the coding sequence ATGACGAAGCAGTTGGCAAGGCAGGCGACAACTAAAAAGCCGACGCAGGGCGATGGCAAGCCGATTCAAGTGATCACTGTCAATCGCCAGGCCTACCATGACTACGATGTGGAGCGCACGGTAGAGGCCGGGATCGCTCTGGCCGGCACCGAGATTAAGTCGATTCGCGCTGGCAAGGTCAATCTACGCGGCGCCTACGCTATCAGCAGAAACGGCGAGCTGTGGCTGGAACATATGCATATCGCCCCCTACGAGCATGGAAATATCTACAATCATGATCCGCTGCGCCCTCGCAAGTTGCTGCTGCACCGCCGCGAGATCAACCAGCTTCTCGGCAAGGTCAGCCAGAAAGGAATGACTCTCATCCCTCTGAAGCTCTACCTCAAAGGCGGCCTCGCCAAGGTTGAGCTGGGCCTCTGCCGCGGGCGCAAGCTCTACGACAAGCGAGAGGCTATCGCTGAGCGCGATGCCCGTCGCGAGATGGAGCGCGCCTTGCGTCGCCGCTGA
- a CDS encoding MMPL family transporter: protein MQKPRRSIFYALGQATVRARWLILLLWMLLALVALPFAPQAGQVLQPGGLLSPDAESQRALDLLTSKLHLNPTVVQVIFISQRYRADSPQFIQQMQQALAEVRSWSQVAGVVTYLDNPRQISLDRHGVYANVMLKSDPDSAPRLLPELERRLRPQPDLEIHVGGSPVFYEDIQFVSERDLRRAELLAFPFALIALLLVFRSVIAALLPTIIGGGAVIVALATIFGLGHLTPLSIFVLNITTLFGLGLGVDYSLFMVSRFREELARGRTPGEAVAVTVATAGRAVTFSGFTVSIGLFGLTFFRINMLRSVGLGGMLVVMLCVVAALTLLPAMLAILGTRVNALPVRLSWLWRWWRQRRAAQASAETEEEEVTLAGARSALIQPHQGFWYRLSHLVMRYPLRFFFPVLLLLVALGLPFLAVRFSAPGASILPQDVPSRASYDLLTSRFNARETTPILLAVQMQGNVLTPNNIALLYRYVQRLEADPRVARVDSIVSADPRLTLQEYELLYTHPRLIADPYVAGLLKSSVAGNLALVTVISKYDMLSEQSEELVVTIRNTPPGPGMHVLVAGGSASNIDYVEALYGDFPKAALIVAGITYVVLLLLFRSVLLPLKAILMNTLSILASYGALVVIFQEGFLHQLLGFTPLGFVEASSPILLFCSLFGLSMDYEVFLLSRVQEAYWESGDNTQAVALGLQRSGGIITSAAAIVVVVSACFATADMILVKALGLGMALAVISDATLVRGLLVPATMRLLGNLNWWLPFVGVQRRPTLLAEEEADRRQARSEGGAVVSSEEERHPSPPSQQGGRL from the coding sequence ATGCAGAAACCGAGAAGGTCAATTTTTTATGCGCTGGGCCAGGCGACCGTTCGGGCACGGTGGCTGATCCTTCTGCTCTGGATGCTCCTGGCCCTCGTTGCCCTACCTTTTGCGCCGCAGGCCGGCCAGGTCTTGCAGCCGGGAGGATTGCTCAGTCCTGATGCTGAGTCGCAGCGAGCGCTTGATCTGCTCACCAGCAAGCTTCATCTCAATCCGACGGTTGTCCAGGTAATTTTCATCAGCCAGCGCTATCGGGCGGACAGCCCGCAATTTATCCAGCAGATGCAGCAAGCGCTCGCCGAGGTGCGGAGCTGGTCTCAAGTAGCAGGAGTCGTCACCTATCTAGACAATCCACGTCAGATCTCGCTCGACCGTCACGGTGTCTATGCCAATGTCATGCTCAAGAGCGATCCTGACAGCGCGCCGCGTCTCTTGCCTGAGCTGGAGCGAAGGTTGCGCCCGCAGCCAGACCTGGAGATTCACGTTGGCGGCAGCCCTGTCTTCTATGAGGATATTCAGTTTGTCAGCGAGCGAGATCTGCGACGAGCTGAGCTGCTGGCCTTTCCGTTTGCCCTCATTGCCCTGCTCCTGGTCTTTCGCTCTGTCATTGCCGCGCTTTTGCCCACCATCATCGGTGGTGGGGCGGTTATCGTGGCGCTGGCCACTATCTTTGGTCTGGGGCATCTCACCCCTCTATCGATCTTCGTCCTGAACATCACTACCCTGTTCGGCCTCGGTCTGGGAGTTGACTACTCCCTCTTCATGGTCAGCCGCTTCCGTGAAGAATTAGCGCGCGGTCGCACGCCGGGCGAGGCCGTGGCCGTCACTGTGGCCACCGCTGGGCGGGCTGTGACCTTCTCTGGTTTTACCGTCTCGATTGGCCTCTTCGGGCTGACGTTCTTCCGCATCAACATGCTCCGCTCGGTTGGTCTGGGTGGCATGCTGGTCGTTATGCTCTGCGTTGTAGCGGCTCTGACCCTGCTGCCGGCCATGTTGGCCATTCTAGGAACGCGCGTCAACGCCCTGCCTGTGCGCCTTTCCTGGCTATGGCGCTGGTGGCGTCAACGGCGGGCCGCGCAGGCGAGTGCAGAGACAGAAGAAGAAGAAGTAACTCTGGCTGGCGCGCGCAGCGCCCTCATTCAGCCACACCAGGGATTTTGGTATCGGCTATCACATCTGGTCATGCGCTATCCGCTGCGCTTCTTCTTCCCGGTCTTACTACTGCTCGTGGCCCTGGGCTTGCCCTTCCTGGCGGTTCGCTTTTCGGCGCCGGGGGCCTCGATCCTTCCTCAAGATGTCCCTTCACGCGCCTCCTACGACCTCTTGACCTCGCGTTTCAACGCGCGCGAGACGACGCCCATTCTGCTGGCTGTGCAGATGCAGGGCAACGTCCTGACGCCCAACAATATTGCCCTGCTCTATCGCTACGTCCAGCGCCTTGAGGCTGATCCGCGCGTGGCCCGTGTCGACAGCATCGTGAGCGCCGACCCACGTCTGACCTTACAGGAATATGAGCTGCTCTACACACACCCGCGGCTCATTGCTGATCCCTATGTGGCCGGTCTGCTCAAATCCTCGGTCGCGGGCAACCTGGCGCTGGTGACGGTCATCAGTAAGTATGACATGCTCTCGGAGCAGTCAGAGGAGTTGGTAGTAACTATTCGCAACACGCCGCCGGGGCCGGGTATGCATGTACTTGTCGCCGGGGGGAGCGCCAGCAACATCGATTACGTCGAGGCTCTCTACGGAGACTTTCCAAAGGCGGCGCTCATTGTGGCAGGCATCACCTATGTCGTGCTCCTGCTGCTCTTCCGCTCGGTGCTGCTGCCGCTCAAGGCCATCCTCATGAATACGCTTTCCATCCTGGCCAGCTATGGCGCCCTGGTCGTCATCTTCCAGGAGGGTTTCTTGCATCAGCTGCTCGGCTTCACGCCTCTCGGCTTCGTGGAAGCCTCCAGTCCCATTCTGCTCTTCTGCTCGCTCTTCGGCCTCTCGATGGATTACGAGGTCTTTCTGCTCTCCCGCGTGCAAGAAGCCTACTGGGAGAGCGGCGATAATACCCAGGCCGTAGCTCTTGGCCTGCAGCGCAGCGGAGGAATCATCACCAGTGCCGCGGCGATCGTCGTAGTGGTAAGCGCCTGCTTTGCTACCGCTGACATGATCCTCGTGAAGGCGCTCGGTCTGGGCATGGCCCTGGCCGTCATCAGCGATGCCACGCTCGTTCGAGGTCTGCTCGTGCCAGCAACCATGCGGCTTTTGGGTAATCTCAACTGGTGGCTACCGTTTGTCGGGGTCCAACGCCGGCCTACACTCCTGGCAGAAGAGGAGGCGGACCGCCGCCAGGCCAGGAGCGAGGGAGGCGCAGTAGTGAGCAGTGAGGAAGAGCGACACCCTTCTCCCCCGTCCCAGCAAGGAGGAAGGTTATGA
- a CDS encoding lipocalin-like domain-containing protein, whose translation MSTRPQRDYRPGKLLCLVLALLAGLSGLSACAFPGIPATSAQLPVVPAATQATPLPPIRLPQDEAPHQDLTEWWYYTGHLQARASDGSLRRYGFELVFFQVLRSDLPPVYAAHFAISDISRGQFHFVQQRVLQLEPTSAGATSQGGFQLQVGPWRLQGRNGQDQLAAVMPDYALQLQLQALKPVVLHNGNGLITYGLAGFSYYYSRTRLAASGLLIDHGQRLTVTGLAWMDHQWGNFLTLAGSGWDWFSLQLNDNSELMLYLIRDASKQVISTYVSFIDAAGQDHLLPASALHVQTLATWLSPATHARYPSGWQITIRDARFSARLILQPELKDQELVTYQSTGNAYWEGAVSIAGQSDGHPVNGEGYVELTGYAPA comes from the coding sequence ATGAGCACGCGGCCTCAGCGAGACTACCGTCCTGGGAAGCTGCTCTGTCTAGTGCTGGCGCTGCTGGCAGGGCTCAGTGGCTTGAGTGCCTGCGCCTTTCCGGGCATTCCTGCAACATCAGCGCAGCTGCCCGTGGTGCCGGCCGCAACGCAAGCGACGCCCTTGCCTCCCATTCGCCTGCCCCAGGATGAGGCACCGCATCAGGATCTCACCGAGTGGTGGTATTACACTGGTCATCTCCAGGCTCGCGCCAGCGACGGGAGTCTCCGGCGCTATGGCTTCGAACTGGTCTTTTTTCAGGTATTGCGCAGCGACCTGCCACCTGTCTATGCAGCTCACTTCGCCATTAGCGACATCAGCCGTGGCCAGTTCCACTTTGTCCAGCAGCGCGTCCTCCAGCTCGAACCCACCTCGGCGGGAGCGACCAGCCAGGGAGGCTTTCAGCTCCAGGTCGGCCCCTGGCGCCTGCAGGGCCGTAATGGGCAGGATCAGCTGGCGGCGGTCATGCCGGACTATGCCCTGCAGCTGCAGCTCCAGGCGCTCAAGCCGGTCGTCTTGCATAATGGCAACGGCCTGATCACCTATGGTCTGGCAGGCTTCTCCTACTATTACTCGCGCACCCGCCTGGCTGCCAGTGGCCTCCTGATTGATCACGGCCAGAGGCTGACTGTCACCGGCCTGGCCTGGATGGACCACCAGTGGGGCAACTTCCTCACTCTGGCTGGCAGCGGCTGGGATTGGTTCAGCCTGCAGCTCAATGATAACAGCGAGCTGATGCTCTATCTGATCCGCGATGCCAGCAAGCAGGTCATCTCTACCTATGTGAGCTTCATTGATGCTGCCGGGCAGGACCATCTCTTACCGGCCAGTGCTCTGCACGTGCAAACCCTGGCAACCTGGCTGAGCCCGGCAACCCATGCGCGCTACCCTTCTGGCTGGCAGATCACCATTCGCGATGCCCGCTTCTCTGCCCGGCTCATTCTTCAGCCGGAGCTGAAAGATCAAGAGCTGGTCACCTACCAATCGACCGGCAACGCCTACTGGGAAGGGGCCGTGAGCATTGCAGGGCAGAGCGATGGCCATCCTGTCAACGGGGAAGGATATGTTGAACTGACTGGCTATGCCCCTGCGTAA